From Hymenobacter sedentarius, a single genomic window includes:
- a CDS encoding malate:quinone oxidoreductase: MACGPSISISMTPTDQDPTKPVTDVVIIGAGIMSATLGVLLKALDPNVTIAGYERLDAVAAESSDAWNNAGTGHSAFCELNYTPERPDGSIDISKADKIAEQFELSKQFWATLVQDGLLPDPTSFIRTIPHMSFVWGAANVEYLRKRHTALLGSPLFQGMEFSDDPAQIAAWIPLVMDGRDPTVPVAATRMPIGTDVNFGSLTRCLSNYLKSLPGVDLNLGHEVEDFRRKDDGIWRIKVRNLATDESRIVRARFVFIGAGGGTLPLLEKTDIPEANGFGGFPVSGQWLKCQNPAVIARHEAKVYGKPAVGSPPMSMPHLDTRQINGRKELLFGPYAGFSTKFLKKGSYTDLFRSIELGNIRPLLYAGARNLGLTRYLIGQVLQSPEERTAALREYYPKANPDDWQLEVAGQRVQVIKKDKKKGGVLEFGTEMVTSADGSMSALLGASPGASTAVAIMLDLVQKCFPDRASTPEWQARFRQLVPSFGKHLANDPALTAEVRERSRQALKLEA, translated from the coding sequence ATTGCCTGCGGCCCTTCTATTTCCATTTCTATGACTCCTACGGACCAAGACCCCACCAAACCCGTCACCGATGTCGTCATTATCGGCGCGGGCATCATGAGCGCCACGCTGGGCGTGCTGCTCAAAGCCCTGGACCCCAACGTAACCATTGCCGGCTACGAGCGCCTCGACGCCGTAGCAGCCGAAAGCTCCGACGCCTGGAACAATGCCGGCACCGGCCACTCGGCGTTTTGTGAGCTCAACTACACCCCCGAGCGCCCCGACGGCTCCATCGACATCAGCAAGGCCGATAAAATTGCCGAGCAGTTTGAGCTAAGCAAGCAGTTTTGGGCCACGCTGGTGCAGGACGGCCTGCTGCCCGACCCCACTTCCTTCATTCGCACCATTCCGCACATGAGCTTTGTGTGGGGCGCGGCCAACGTCGAATACCTGCGCAAGCGCCACACGGCCCTGCTGGGCTCTCCTCTTTTCCAGGGCATGGAATTCAGCGACGACCCCGCCCAGATTGCCGCCTGGATACCGCTGGTGATGGACGGCCGCGACCCCACCGTGCCGGTAGCCGCCACGCGCATGCCCATCGGCACCGATGTCAACTTTGGCTCCCTCACCCGCTGCCTGTCCAATTACCTGAAGAGCCTGCCCGGGGTAGATTTGAACCTGGGCCACGAAGTGGAAGACTTCCGCCGCAAAGACGACGGCATCTGGCGCATCAAGGTGCGCAACCTGGCTACCGACGAGAGCCGCATTGTGCGGGCCCGCTTCGTATTTATTGGGGCCGGCGGCGGCACGCTACCGCTGCTCGAAAAAACCGATATTCCGGAGGCCAATGGCTTTGGCGGCTTTCCCGTGAGCGGGCAGTGGCTGAAGTGCCAAAACCCCGCCGTGATTGCCCGGCACGAAGCCAAGGTGTACGGCAAGCCCGCCGTGGGCTCGCCGCCCATGTCGATGCCCCACCTCGACACCCGCCAGATAAACGGCCGCAAAGAGCTGCTCTTTGGGCCCTACGCGGGCTTCAGCACCAAGTTCTTGAAGAAGGGCTCTTACACCGATTTGTTCCGCTCCATTGAGCTGGGCAACATCCGGCCACTGCTCTACGCCGGGGCGCGCAACCTGGGCCTTACCCGCTACCTCATTGGGCAGGTGCTGCAATCGCCTGAGGAGCGCACCGCCGCCCTGCGCGAGTATTACCCCAAAGCCAACCCCGACGACTGGCAGCTGGAAGTGGCCGGCCAGCGTGTGCAGGTCATCAAAAAGGACAAAAAGAAGGGCGGCGTGCTCGAATTCGGCACCGAGATGGTTACCTCGGCAGACGGCTCTATGTCGGCGCTGCTTGGGGCTTCGCCGGGCGCTAGCACCGCCGTGGCCATCATGCTAGATTTGGTGCAAAAGTGCTTCCCCGACCGGGCTTCCACTCCTGAATGGCAGGCGCGATTCCGGCAGTTGGTACCATCTTTCGGCAAGCACCTAGCCAACGACCCGGCTCTCACTGCTGAAGTGCGTGAGCGCAGCCGCCAAGCCCTGAAATTGGAGGCGTAA
- a CDS encoding arylamine N-acetyltransferase family protein, with protein MSATVDLAAYTARIGYQGPLTHSLDTLVGLHLAQAFSIPFENLDIHLNRPIGLDPASLMQKLVQEKRGGYCYELNGLFRLVLQQLGFRVTCLVGRNLLAGPPLRPRAHQVLLVEVAGQPWLVDLGFGTNGLIEPIPLEAGPEHRQFFDAYRLQAAPQHNFHLQLHMQGQWQSLYTFTLDEAQPSDYQMMNFYYSQSPDSPFRKQRITTLAAPDFRASLVDTELKIRRPDGSITATTLADAGAYAQALETHFGIRLPAPLPV; from the coding sequence ATGTCTGCCACCGTTGACCTTGCCGCCTACACCGCCCGCATTGGCTACCAGGGCCCGCTCACGCACTCGCTCGACACGCTTGTGGGGCTGCACCTGGCGCAGGCGTTCAGCATCCCCTTCGAGAACCTCGACATTCACCTCAACCGCCCTATCGGCCTCGACCCGGCCAGCCTTATGCAGAAGCTAGTGCAGGAGAAACGCGGCGGCTACTGCTACGAGCTCAACGGCTTGTTTCGGCTGGTTCTGCAGCAGCTGGGCTTTCGGGTGACGTGCCTGGTGGGCCGCAACCTGCTGGCGGGCCCGCCGCTGCGGCCCCGCGCGCACCAGGTGCTGCTGGTGGAAGTAGCCGGGCAGCCCTGGCTGGTAGACCTGGGCTTTGGCACCAACGGCCTGATTGAGCCAATTCCCCTGGAAGCTGGCCCGGAGCACCGCCAGTTTTTCGATGCCTACCGCCTGCAAGCCGCGCCCCAGCACAACTTTCACCTGCAGCTGCACATGCAGGGCCAGTGGCAAAGCCTCTACACGTTTACGCTCGACGAGGCCCAGCCCAGCGACTACCAGATGATGAATTTCTATTATTCGCAGTCGCCAGATTCACCGTTTCGCAAGCAGCGCATCACCACCCTGGCCGCCCCGGATTTTCGTGCCAGCCTTGTCGATACCGAGCTGAAAATCCGGCGGCCCGATGGCTCCATTACCGCCACTACCCTGGCCGATGCAGGTGCCTACGCCCAGGCCCTGGAAACCCATTTTGGCATTCGTCTGCCCGCGCCATTGCCCGTTTAG
- a CDS encoding asparaginase: protein MPDLDLPLLPLPTRPDPANTAAPRLLIIYTGGTVGMAVNRSGELVPMQFGRLDHKMPELARLPFQLELLSLPAPIDSSNVTPGDWLFLAQLIGRHYADFDGFVVLHGTDTMAYSAAALSYVLEHLGKPVVFTGAQVPVGANRSDAQRNLVTALEIAAARHPRAHTVRVPEVCVFFNDVLIRGTRAKKVESQQFAAFKSENYPPLARAGISLEFDDKSIRLLPGAHLKVHTNLETGVAVLRLFPGITEAVVSAILGIPGLRGCVLETYGSGNAPTAPWFLKCLADARARGVWLLNVSQCEEGRVVQGKYETSAHFTELGIVGGDDITTEAAVTKLMFVLGLGLGEERTRQLLGQDLRGEITP from the coding sequence ATGCCCGACCTCGATTTGCCGCTGCTGCCCCTGCCCACACGCCCCGACCCGGCTAACACCGCGGCGCCCCGACTGCTCATTATTTACACCGGCGGCACGGTGGGCATGGCTGTGAATCGAAGCGGCGAGCTGGTGCCCATGCAGTTCGGGCGCCTCGACCACAAGATGCCCGAGCTGGCTCGCCTGCCTTTTCAGCTAGAATTGCTCAGCCTGCCCGCGCCCATCGACAGCAGCAACGTAACGCCCGGCGACTGGCTGTTTCTGGCTCAACTCATCGGCCGGCACTACGCCGATTTCGATGGCTTTGTGGTGCTGCACGGCACCGATACCATGGCGTATTCGGCCGCGGCCCTAAGCTATGTGCTCGAGCACCTGGGCAAGCCGGTGGTATTCACCGGAGCGCAGGTGCCGGTGGGGGCCAACCGCTCGGATGCCCAGCGCAACCTCGTGACGGCGCTGGAAATTGCGGCGGCCCGCCACCCCCGCGCCCACACCGTGCGCGTGCCGGAGGTGTGTGTGTTTTTCAACGACGTGCTCATTCGCGGCACCCGCGCCAAAAAAGTGGAGAGCCAGCAGTTTGCCGCGTTCAAAAGCGAAAACTACCCGCCGCTGGCCCGGGCCGGCATCAGCCTGGAGTTCGACGACAAAAGCATTCGCCTGCTGCCTGGCGCTCACCTGAAAGTGCACACCAACCTGGAAACCGGCGTCGCCGTCCTGCGCTTGTTTCCGGGCATCACCGAAGCCGTGGTAAGTGCTATTCTGGGCATCCCGGGCCTGCGGGGCTGCGTGCTCGAAACCTACGGCTCGGGCAACGCGCCCACGGCGCCGTGGTTTTTGAAATGCCTGGCCGATGCCCGCGCCCGCGGCGTGTGGCTGCTCAACGTGAGCCAGTGCGAAGAGGGCCGCGTGGTGCAGGGCAAGTACGAAACCAGCGCGCACTTCACCGAGCTGGGCATCGTGGGCGGCGACGATATCACGACCGAAGCCGCCGTGACGAAGCTCATGTTTGTGCTGGGGCTGGGGCTGGGGGAGGAGCGTACCCGGCAGCTGCTGGGCCAGGACCTGCGCGGCGAAATCACGCCCTGA
- the pncA gene encoding bifunctional nicotinamidase/pyrazinamidase has product MKALLLIDIQNDFVPGGRLAVPDGDAIIPLVNALQPLFDLVVASQDWHPVGHESFASSHAGHEPFNHIELHGLPQTLWPDHCVQETTGTDLHPALDTRRIEAIFRKGMALEIDSYSAFYDNGHRKSTGLADYLRGRGATEVYLVGLAGDFCVYFSALDAQAEGFATHFITDATRPISAEGFQAALADMQARGIQVLESQALLVP; this is encoded by the coding sequence ATGAAAGCCCTCCTGCTCATCGACATTCAAAACGATTTTGTGCCCGGCGGCCGCTTGGCCGTGCCCGATGGCGACGCCATTATTCCGCTCGTGAACGCGCTACAGCCGCTCTTTGATCTGGTGGTGGCCAGCCAGGACTGGCACCCGGTGGGCCACGAGAGCTTTGCCAGCAGCCACGCCGGCCACGAGCCGTTCAACCATATTGAGCTGCACGGCCTGCCCCAGACGCTCTGGCCCGACCACTGCGTGCAGGAGACCACCGGCACCGACCTGCACCCGGCCCTCGACACCCGGCGCATCGAGGCTATTTTCCGCAAGGGCATGGCGCTGGAGATTGATTCCTACAGCGCGTTTTACGACAACGGCCACCGCAAATCCACCGGCCTGGCCGACTACCTGCGCGGCCGCGGCGCCACCGAGGTGTATCTGGTTGGGCTGGCCGGCGACTTCTGCGTGTACTTTTCGGCGCTCGATGCCCAGGCCGAAGGCTTTGCCACCCATTTCATCACCGACGCCACCCGGCCCATCAGCGCCGAAGGCTTTCAGGCGGCCCTCGCCGACATGCAAGCCCGCGGCATCCAAGTCCTGGAAAGCCAGGCCCTGCTGGTGCCCTAG
- a CDS encoding MFS transporter, whose product MASSPTLATASGAIEKDNKRITTGWTFYDWANSVYPLVITSSIFPIYWSSVIKQITHTDSGQTPVDFLGMKVPGSSLLNYAISASFLLIALVSPFLTSLADFSGRKKLFLQIFCYIGAASCAGLFFFSPATLTLSTFVFVAATVGFSGSIVFYNSYLPEISTEAKFDSLSAKGFSMGYIGSVILLIICLVINQFHDKVGITGERAAQLSFLLTGLWWAGFAQIPFFTLPPDRGRPADAPAAEGGWVLNGFRELGKVWKQLEQLPNVKKFLLAYFTYNMGVQTVMYVATLFGTDELHLESGALILTILLLQVVAIAGAYLFAKLSERIGNTRALSWSVFIWMLICIAGYFVQAGWSFYTLAAIIGLTMGAIQSLSRSTYSKIIPENTPNSAAFFSFFDVTEKLSIVIGTATFGIINQIMGSMRYSLLALIVFFILGLIFLLQLRGKKLREDSLGPIVLPGPPPASAAAEMGVPMAR is encoded by the coding sequence ATGGCCTCTTCCCCAACCTTGGCAACCGCTTCCGGTGCCATCGAAAAAGACAACAAGCGCATCACCACCGGCTGGACGTTCTACGACTGGGCCAACTCGGTGTATCCGCTGGTGATTACCAGCTCAATTTTCCCGATTTACTGGTCCAGCGTCATCAAGCAGATAACGCACACCGATAGCGGCCAGACCCCGGTCGACTTTCTGGGGATGAAGGTGCCCGGCTCGTCGCTGCTGAACTACGCCATCTCGGCTTCCTTTCTGCTGATTGCCCTCGTCAGCCCGTTTCTCACGTCGCTGGCCGACTTTTCGGGCCGCAAGAAGCTGTTCCTGCAAATCTTCTGCTACATCGGGGCCGCTTCGTGCGCGGGGCTGTTCTTCTTTTCGCCGGCCACGCTCACGCTCTCCACGTTCGTGTTTGTGGCGGCCACGGTGGGCTTCTCGGGCAGCATCGTGTTCTACAACTCCTACCTGCCCGAAATCAGCACCGAAGCGAAGTTCGACTCCCTCTCGGCCAAAGGCTTTTCGATGGGCTACATCGGGTCGGTCATTCTGCTGATTATCTGCCTGGTGATAAACCAGTTTCACGATAAAGTGGGCATCACCGGGGAGCGCGCCGCGCAGCTGTCGTTTCTGCTCACCGGCCTGTGGTGGGCTGGCTTCGCGCAGATTCCCTTCTTCACGCTGCCGCCCGACCGCGGCCGCCCCGCCGATGCGCCCGCTGCGGAAGGCGGTTGGGTGCTCAACGGTTTTCGTGAGCTGGGCAAGGTATGGAAACAGCTGGAGCAGCTGCCCAACGTCAAGAAATTCCTGCTAGCTTACTTCACCTACAACATGGGCGTGCAAACGGTGATGTACGTGGCCACCCTCTTTGGTACCGACGAGCTGCACCTCGAATCGGGCGCGCTGATTCTCACCATTCTGCTATTGCAGGTGGTGGCCATCGCGGGCGCTTACCTGTTTGCCAAGCTCTCCGAGCGCATCGGCAACACGCGGGCCCTGAGCTGGTCGGTGTTCATCTGGATGCTGATTTGCATTGCCGGCTACTTCGTGCAGGCCGGTTGGAGCTTCTACACGCTGGCGGCCATCATCGGCCTTACTATGGGAGCCATTCAGAGCCTGAGCCGCTCGACTTATTCGAAGATTATTCCCGAAAACACGCCCAACTCGGCTGCCTTTTTCAGCTTTTTCGACGTGACCGAGAAGCTGAGCATCGTCATCGGCACGGCCACGTTCGGCATCATCAACCAGATAATGGGCTCGATGCGCTACAGCCTGCTGGCCCTGATAGTATTCTTCATTCTGGGGCTGATTTTCCTGTTGCAGCTCCGCGGCAAAAAGCTGCGCGAAGACTCGCTGGGCCCCATTGTGCTGCCCGGCCCGCCGCCCGCCTCGGCGGCCGCCGAAATGGGCGTGCCCATGGCCCGTTAG
- a CDS encoding metallophosphoesterase has product MAFAQPATAQHFAAIGDYGYASTSEADVARLVKSWNPDFIITLGDNNYDQGAASTIDANIGQYYHEFIGAYKGAYGSGSPTNRFFPALGNHDTSAGGGVPYTDYFTLPGNERYYSFVRGQVQFFVLNSEPTEADGTSSTSTQALWLKAEQAASTAPWKVVYFHEPPYSSGSHGSNLGMRWPFQEWGASLVLAGHDHHYERLVVGGLTYCVNGLGGRSIYGVTNAIGGSMVRYNADYGAQLFDAGPDSLRVRFYTRTGLLVDSFTLRPGLSAEPRLLAVYPTPFEENARVEFSLPGDDEVEIRLLNALGQQVAVLQQGRLRAGHHEVGYSRGGLAAGLYFVQLRSGHYTPVRRTVAR; this is encoded by the coding sequence ATGGCGTTTGCCCAGCCCGCCACAGCTCAACACTTTGCCGCCATCGGCGACTATGGCTACGCCAGTACGTCGGAGGCCGACGTGGCCCGGCTAGTAAAAAGCTGGAACCCCGATTTCATCATCACCCTGGGCGACAACAACTACGACCAGGGCGCGGCCAGCACCATCGATGCCAATATCGGGCAGTATTACCACGAGTTTATCGGCGCTTACAAGGGGGCGTATGGGAGCGGCTCGCCCACCAACCGCTTTTTTCCGGCCTTGGGCAACCACGACACCAGTGCCGGCGGCGGGGTGCCCTACACCGACTATTTTACCCTGCCCGGCAATGAGCGGTACTACAGCTTTGTGCGCGGCCAGGTGCAGTTCTTTGTGCTGAACAGCGAGCCCACCGAGGCCGACGGCACCAGCAGCACCTCCACGCAGGCCCTGTGGCTCAAGGCGGAGCAGGCAGCCTCTACGGCTCCGTGGAAGGTGGTGTACTTCCACGAGCCGCCGTATTCGTCGGGCTCGCACGGCAGCAACCTGGGCATGCGCTGGCCCTTTCAGGAGTGGGGCGCCTCGCTGGTGCTGGCCGGGCACGACCATCACTACGAGCGTCTGGTGGTGGGCGGGCTTACGTATTGCGTCAACGGGCTGGGCGGGCGCAGCATCTACGGTGTTACCAATGCCATCGGCGGCAGCATGGTGCGCTACAATGCCGACTACGGGGCGCAGCTGTTCGACGCCGGCCCCGACAGCCTCCGCGTGCGTTTCTACACCCGCACCGGGCTCCTAGTCGATTCCTTTACCCTCCGGCCCGGCCTGAGCGCCGAGCCGCGGCTGCTGGCCGTGTACCCGACGCCCTTTGAAGAAAACGCCCGGGTTGAGTTTTCGCTGCCCGGCGATGACGAGGTGGAAATCAGGCTGCTGAATGCCCTGGGCCAACAGGTGGCCGTGCTGCAGCAGGGCCGCTTGCGGGCCGGCCACCACGAGGTGGGCTACTCGCGGGGCGGCCTGGCGGCCGGCCTCTACTTTGTGCAGCTTCGAAGCGGCCATTATACGCCCGTGAGGCGCACGGTGGCCCGCTAA
- a CDS encoding DUF1624 domain-containing protein, with the protein MLQTTILPPTPALNRAVASRVQAIDVVRGLVMIIMALDHVRELWSPTTVRPEDVAHASALLFFTRWVTHFCAPTFVFLSGTSIFLYQEKQPGRAQVSRFLLTRGLWLVVLELVVINFMLQWGYNLLLLQVIWAIGWGMVVLAGLIWLPRGLLAALAFVIIAGHNLLPVIQPVTSTNAVWALLHNTPFVLPVPPLPPLLVAYSIGPWLGVMLAGYLIGPWFRRPLPQRKRLLRLAGAGLLVLFVALRATNWYGDPSPWSVQPRGLAYTVLSFINVTKYPPSLLFLCLTLGVALLLLSGVESAANRLSQVLRTFGQVPFFYYLMHLLLISGAAWVWTTFAFGKPFNFSFASVKDWPAGYQPSLARAYLVWASVVVLLYLPCRWYQGFKQRHSYWWLSYL; encoded by the coding sequence ATGCTCCAGACTACTATCCTGCCACCCACGCCCGCGCTGAACCGGGCGGTTGCATCCCGCGTGCAAGCCATCGATGTGGTGCGGGGCCTGGTAATGATTATCATGGCCCTCGACCACGTGCGCGAGCTTTGGAGCCCGACCACGGTGCGGCCCGAAGACGTGGCCCACGCATCGGCGCTGCTGTTTTTTACGCGTTGGGTCACGCATTTCTGCGCGCCCACGTTCGTGTTTCTCTCGGGCACCAGCATCTTTCTCTACCAGGAAAAGCAGCCGGGCCGGGCCCAGGTAAGCCGGTTTCTGCTCACGCGCGGCCTGTGGCTGGTGGTGCTGGAGCTGGTGGTTATCAACTTCATGCTGCAGTGGGGCTACAATTTGCTTTTGCTGCAGGTTATCTGGGCCATTGGCTGGGGCATGGTGGTGCTGGCGGGCCTTATCTGGCTGCCGCGCGGGCTGCTGGCGGCGCTGGCGTTTGTCATCATTGCGGGGCACAACCTGCTACCCGTCATCCAGCCCGTCACTTCTACTAATGCGGTGTGGGCGCTGCTGCACAACACGCCGTTTGTGCTGCCGGTGCCGCCGCTGCCGCCCTTGCTGGTGGCGTATTCCATTGGGCCGTGGCTGGGCGTGATGCTAGCCGGCTACCTCATTGGGCCGTGGTTCCGGCGGCCGCTGCCGCAGCGCAAGCGGCTGTTGCGCCTGGCAGGGGCGGGGCTGCTGGTGCTGTTTGTGGCGCTGCGGGCCACCAATTGGTACGGCGACCCCAGCCCCTGGAGCGTGCAGCCGCGGGGCCTGGCCTACACGGTGCTGTCGTTTATCAACGTCACCAAATACCCGCCGTCGCTGCTGTTTCTGTGCCTCACGCTGGGGGTGGCGCTGCTCTTGCTGAGCGGCGTCGAAAGTGCTGCCAACCGGCTCAGCCAGGTGCTGCGCACCTTTGGGCAGGTGCCGTTTTTCTACTACCTGATGCACTTGCTGCTCATCAGCGGCGCGGCCTGGGTCTGGACCACCTTCGCGTTTGGCAAGCCCTTCAACTTCTCGTTTGCCTCCGTTAAGGATTGGCCAGCGGGGTACCAGCCCAGCCTGGCGCGGGCATACCTGGTGTGGGCCTCGGTGGTGGTGCTGCTCTACTTGCCGTGCCGGTGGTACCAGGGTTTCAAGCAGCGGCATTCCTACTGGTGGCTGTCGTACTTGTAA
- a CDS encoding DinB family protein produces MHTSSIQQNILAELDHELAQTRKTLERVPFDQADYKPHPKSMSLWQLATHVVNLLAFNTLFVQLDSRDFLDPNAPKPGPTPTSHDELLARFDEYSATLRQALHGSDDEKLTHNFKLHRGEHTIMEMPKGAAVRIMGLNHSIHHRGQLTVYLRLLDIPVPGLYGPSADEK; encoded by the coding sequence ATGCACACCTCTTCCATCCAGCAAAACATCCTCGCCGAGCTCGACCACGAACTGGCCCAAACCCGCAAAACACTCGAACGGGTGCCCTTCGACCAGGCCGACTACAAGCCCCACCCCAAGAGCATGTCGCTGTGGCAGCTAGCTACCCACGTTGTGAACCTGCTGGCCTTCAATACCCTGTTTGTACAGCTCGATTCGCGCGACTTCCTCGACCCCAACGCACCAAAGCCCGGTCCCACGCCCACCAGCCACGACGAGCTGCTCGCCCGCTTCGACGAGTACAGCGCCACCCTGCGTCAGGCCTTGCACGGGAGCGACGACGAAAAGCTGACGCATAATTTCAAGCTGCACCGCGGCGAGCACACCATCATGGAGATGCCCAAGGGCGCGGCAGTGCGCATCATGGGACTCAACCACAGCATACATCACCGCGGCCAGCTCACGGTGTATTTGCGGCTGCTGGATATTCCCGTTCCCGGCCTCTACGGGCCCAGCGCCGACGAGAAGTAG
- a CDS encoding GNAT family N-acetyltransferase codes for MIELEPFTPADFSELMAWVDDERLMKEWSGSMFSFPLTQASLNWYVEDANNFTDPNVFIYKAVESKTGVTVGHISLGGISQRDRAGRITRVLVGKSTERRRGICQGMVKALLRIGFEDLKLHRISLGVYDFNHAAINCYLKAGFTQEGVLRDVVRHGDEYWSLIEMGILEDEWRALHPAAEKAA; via the coding sequence ATGATTGAATTAGAACCCTTCACCCCGGCCGATTTCAGCGAACTCATGGCTTGGGTCGACGACGAACGGCTTATGAAAGAGTGGAGCGGCTCGATGTTTTCGTTTCCCCTCACCCAAGCCAGCCTCAACTGGTACGTGGAAGACGCCAACAACTTCACCGACCCCAACGTGTTTATTTACAAAGCCGTGGAGTCCAAAACGGGCGTTACGGTGGGCCATATCTCGCTGGGCGGCATCAGCCAGCGCGACCGGGCCGGGCGCATCACCCGCGTGCTGGTGGGAAAGTCGACGGAGCGCCGCCGGGGCATCTGTCAGGGCATGGTAAAGGCCTTGCTGCGCATTGGGTTTGAGGACCTGAAGCTGCACCGCATCAGCCTCGGTGTATACGACTTCAACCACGCGGCCATCAACTGCTACCTGAAAGCCGGATTTACGCAGGAAGGTGTGCTGCGCGACGTGGTGCGGCACGGCGACGAATACTGGTCGCTCATTGAGATGGGCATCCTGGAAGACGAGTGGCGTGCCCTGCACCCCGCCGCTGAGAAAGCAGCGTAG
- a CDS encoding SDR family oxidoreductase, with protein MNLSNNTVLLTGGASGIGLALAARFLQAGSQVIICGRRADKLAEAQQLYPALITRECDVANVAERVELVRWATANYPRLNVLVNNAGIQNRIQLADSPGDWETLRQEITINVEAPIHLAMLLIPHLREQPQAAIINVTSGLSFAPAAFAPIYSATKAALHSFTLSLRHQLQPTGISVLEIVPPAVNTDLGGPGLHTFGAPVNEFADSVMARLAAGEHEVGFGTSEQARLASRAELDERFRLINNR; from the coding sequence ATGAACTTATCCAACAACACGGTTCTGCTCACCGGCGGCGCTTCCGGTATTGGGCTGGCCCTGGCCGCCCGCTTTTTGCAGGCCGGCAGCCAGGTTATTATCTGCGGCCGCCGGGCCGACAAACTCGCCGAAGCCCAGCAGCTCTACCCGGCCCTCATCACCCGCGAGTGCGACGTGGCCAACGTGGCCGAACGCGTAGAGCTGGTACGTTGGGCCACTGCCAACTACCCGCGCCTCAACGTGCTGGTAAACAATGCCGGTATTCAAAACCGCATTCAGCTGGCCGACAGCCCCGGGGACTGGGAGACCCTCCGCCAGGAAATCACCATCAATGTGGAGGCACCCATACACCTGGCCATGCTGCTCATTCCGCACCTGCGCGAGCAGCCCCAGGCCGCCATTATCAACGTCACGTCGGGCTTGTCGTTTGCGCCTGCGGCATTTGCGCCCATCTACAGCGCCACCAAGGCCGCGCTGCACTCGTTCACGCTGTCGTTGCGCCACCAGCTGCAGCCCACCGGTATTTCGGTGCTTGAAATTGTACCGCCGGCCGTCAATACCGACCTCGGCGGGCCCGGGCTACACACCTTCGGCGCGCCCGTCAACGAGTTTGCCGATTCCGTGATGGCGCGCCTGGCCGCTGGCGAGCACGAAGTAGGCTTTGGCACGTCGGAGCAAGCCCGCCTGGCCTCCCGCGCCGAATTGGACGAGCGGTTTCGGCTCATTAACAACCGATAA
- a CDS encoding SDR family NAD(P)-dependent oxidoreductase, with translation MLVTGATSGIGKVTATELASMGAHVVLLARNAAKAEATQQEIKAAAGHDHVDVLLADLADLEQVRRAAAEFNARYPRLDVLVNNAGLIFGAERQLSADGNELGLATNHLGPFLLTALLLKKLQASPAARVVNLASLAHKFAKPNLADIQSAQHYSAARVYANTKLYNIMFTQELARRLRAHGIGHVTTNAVHPGAVASNFGDSAGGWLGKLTQLARPFMLSVEKGAETSIFLASSPEVANVSGGYFAKKKAVPVQHPFNTPEHARQLWKLSEQLTGTSVLA, from the coding sequence GTGCTCGTTACCGGAGCTACCTCCGGCATTGGCAAAGTAACGGCCACCGAGCTTGCCAGCATGGGCGCCCACGTGGTGCTGCTGGCCCGCAACGCCGCGAAGGCCGAGGCCACGCAGCAGGAAATCAAAGCCGCCGCCGGGCACGACCACGTCGACGTGCTGCTGGCCGATTTGGCCGACCTGGAGCAGGTGCGCCGGGCCGCGGCCGAGTTCAACGCCCGCTACCCCCGGCTGGACGTGCTGGTGAACAACGCCGGGCTGATTTTTGGGGCCGAGCGCCAGCTTTCCGCCGATGGCAACGAGCTGGGCCTGGCCACCAACCACCTGGGGCCGTTCCTGCTCACGGCCTTGCTGCTCAAGAAGCTGCAGGCCAGCCCCGCCGCCCGCGTGGTAAATCTGGCCTCGCTGGCTCACAAATTTGCCAAGCCCAACCTGGCCGATATCCAATCGGCGCAGCACTACAGCGCCGCGCGGGTTTACGCCAACACCAAGCTCTACAACATCATGTTCACGCAGGAGCTGGCCCGCCGCCTGCGCGCCCACGGCATCGGCCACGTGACCACCAATGCCGTGCACCCCGGCGCGGTGGCCAGCAACTTCGGCGACAGCGCCGGCGGATGGCTGGGCAAGCTCACGCAGCTGGCCCGCCCGTTTATGCTCTCGGTGGAAAAAGGCGCCGAAACGAGCATTTTCCTGGCCTCGTCCCCCGAGGTAGCGAACGTGAGCGGCGGCTACTTTGCCAAGAAAAAAGCCGTGCCCGTGCAGCACCCCTTTAACACGCCCGAGCACGCCCGGCAGCTCTGGAAACTGAGCGAGCAGTTGACGGGTACGTCGGTTCTGGCGTAA